From a single Maylandia zebra isolate NMK-2024a linkage group LG3, Mzebra_GT3a, whole genome shotgun sequence genomic region:
- the LOC101471435 gene encoding uncharacterized protein LOC101471435 — MLKFKWIAVLLYTFSWISSIVTQFYAVEVQAGEEVTLECSNFSRHTGHITWFKMTNRPNVSRISSMVSAEGNASLQDGFQAGKFNMTSNTSVLFLKIKHLDSSDSGLYFCGEYNDEKTVISSGTYLKVQDVFDGLTNVMPVILGSLIVLLLLVIIGLAVQIRKFHSAQDDGQNPQQSENVDSDDMNYAALNFHPKAKIRRPVPQSELDTNVVYASTKHLKNNRKISTE; from the exons ATGCTGAAATTTAAGTGGATTGCAGTTTTACTCTACACCTTCA GTTGGATCTCTTCCATAGTCACACAGTTTTATGCTGTGGAGGTTCAGGCTGGTGAAGAAGTCACACTGGAGTGCTCCAACTTTAGCAGACATACTGGTCACATAACCTGGTTCAAAATGACCAACAGACCCAACGTGAGCAGAATCTCATCTATGGTCAGTGCTGAAGGAAATGCTTCTCTCCAAGATGGTTTTCAAGCTGGCAAATTTAACATGACGTCCAACACCTCTGTGCTGTTTCTCAAGATCAAACATCTGGATTCATCTGACTCTGGCTTGTATTTCTGTGGAGAGTACAATGATGAAAAGACGGTAATTTCAAGTGGAACATATTTAAAGGTGCAAG ATGTGTTTGATGGATTAACAAATGTGATGCCTGTGATCCTGGGCAGTTTAATTGTTCTCCTTCTACTGGTCATCATTGGTCTGGCTGTCCAAATCAGGAAATTTCACTCAG CTCAAGATGATGGACAGAATCCACAACAGAGTGAG AATGTGGACTCTGATGACATGAACTATGCAGCACTGAATTTCCATCCCAAAGCTAAAATCAGAAGGCCTGTACCACAGAGTGAGCTGGACACAAATGTGGTGTATGCTTCTACGAAACACTTGAAAAACAACAGGAAGATCAGCACAGAGTGA